A region of Stigmatella erecta DNA encodes the following proteins:
- a CDS encoding (2Fe-2S)-binding protein: MAFTLTINGKTHVIESAEDTPLLYVLRDELGLHGAKYGCGVGQCGACTVLRDGAPLRSCLAPAAAQRGHELTTLEGLRGPDGALHALQKAFLAEQAGQCAYCIPGMILAAEALLRARPQPSEADIRSTLDSHLCRCGSHNRIVRAIQRAAKEVAG; this comes from the coding sequence ATGGCTTTCACGTTGACCATCAATGGCAAGACCCACGTCATCGAGTCCGCGGAGGACACCCCGCTCCTCTATGTCCTGAGGGACGAGCTGGGCCTCCACGGGGCCAAGTACGGCTGTGGCGTGGGCCAGTGTGGCGCCTGCACGGTGCTCCGGGATGGCGCGCCGCTGCGCTCCTGTCTCGCCCCGGCCGCCGCGCAGCGCGGGCACGAGCTCACCACCCTGGAGGGGCTCCGGGGGCCGGACGGGGCGCTCCACGCCCTTCAGAAGGCGTTCCTGGCCGAGCAGGCCGGCCAGTGTGCCTACTGCATCCCGGGGATGATCCTCGCGGCGGAGGCCCTGCTGCGCGCACGCCCCCAGCCGTCCGAGGCGGACATCCGCTCCACGTTGGACTCCCACTTGTGCCGGTGTGGCTCCCACAACCGCATCGTCCGGGCCATCCAGCGCGCCGCGAAGGAGGTGGCCGGATGA
- a CDS encoding acyl-CoA dehydrogenase, which yields MSSSTPHYKPNLRDLYFNLFEFLDIGRTSLGKGTFGDLDETAARQTLETFAQVAVNEIAPSFSESDHHPPVLKDGEVTLPPLLKRSITAFYDSGMNLLDLPAHMGGLGAPPSLGWAAFELLAGANPATAFYSLGTLVSRVIDMLGTESQKRRYLPAITERRWIGTMVLTEPDAGSDVGAARTRARHVGGDVWEIEGVKRFITSGEHDASENIVNMVLARPEGAGPGTKGLSLFIVPKFWVEEDGRLGERNGVVCTNLEKKMGIKGSVTCEMTFGDGKPARGLLLGEVHEGIRQMFHIIEQARMAVGIKSMATLSTAYLNALAFTRERVQGSDLLAARDKSAPRVAIQRHPDVRRMLMAQKAHAEGMRALVLFTASIQDQVALKGGHRATEAAELDAVNDLLLPLVKGYNSEKAYELLSVSLQCLGGSGYLADYPIEQYIRDQKIDSLYEGTTHIQALDLLLRKVARDGGATLQGLLGRVRETANSDAGGKELETERAALGQALTDVETMLGALMGKLGESLYHVGFQGNRVLMAVAELIIGWLLVQHAAVALERSRVNPGDKAFYVGKLASARWFCREVLPGLGHAARMVERSALDLMEVPEESF from the coding sequence ATGTCGTCCTCCACGCCTCACTACAAGCCCAACCTGCGCGACCTGTACTTCAACCTCTTCGAGTTCCTCGACATCGGCCGGACCTCCCTGGGCAAGGGAACCTTCGGCGACCTCGACGAGACGGCCGCGCGCCAGACCCTGGAGACGTTCGCCCAGGTGGCCGTGAACGAGATTGCCCCCAGCTTCTCCGAGTCCGACCACCACCCGCCCGTCCTCAAGGACGGCGAAGTCACCCTGCCGCCGCTGCTCAAGCGCTCCATCACCGCCTTCTACGACTCGGGCATGAACCTGTTGGATCTGCCTGCCCACATGGGGGGCCTGGGCGCCCCGCCCAGCCTCGGCTGGGCCGCCTTCGAGCTGCTCGCCGGCGCCAACCCCGCCACCGCCTTCTATTCGCTCGGCACCCTGGTCTCCCGCGTCATCGACATGCTGGGCACCGAGTCCCAGAAGCGCCGCTACCTGCCCGCCATCACCGAGCGCCGGTGGATCGGCACCATGGTGCTCACCGAGCCCGATGCCGGCAGCGACGTGGGCGCCGCGCGCACCCGCGCCCGCCATGTGGGCGGCGATGTCTGGGAAATCGAGGGCGTGAAGCGCTTCATCACCAGCGGCGAGCACGACGCCTCGGAGAACATCGTCAACATGGTGCTCGCCCGCCCCGAGGGCGCCGGCCCCGGCACCAAGGGCCTGTCGCTCTTCATCGTCCCCAAGTTCTGGGTGGAGGAGGACGGCCGGCTCGGTGAGCGCAACGGCGTGGTCTGCACCAACCTCGAGAAGAAGATGGGCATCAAGGGCTCCGTCACCTGCGAGATGACGTTCGGGGACGGCAAGCCCGCGCGCGGCCTGCTCCTGGGCGAGGTGCACGAGGGCATCCGCCAGATGTTCCACATCATCGAGCAGGCGCGCATGGCCGTGGGCATCAAGTCCATGGCCACGCTGTCCACCGCCTACCTCAACGCCCTGGCCTTCACGCGCGAGCGCGTCCAGGGCTCGGACCTGCTCGCCGCGCGCGACAAGAGCGCCCCCCGCGTCGCCATCCAGCGCCACCCGGACGTGCGCCGCATGCTCATGGCGCAGAAGGCCCACGCCGAGGGCATGCGCGCCCTCGTGCTCTTCACCGCCTCCATCCAGGATCAGGTCGCCCTCAAGGGCGGCCACCGCGCCACCGAGGCCGCCGAGCTGGATGCCGTCAACGACCTGCTCTTGCCGCTCGTGAAGGGCTACAACTCGGAGAAGGCCTATGAGCTGCTCTCCGTGTCCCTCCAGTGCCTGGGCGGCTCGGGGTACCTGGCCGACTACCCCATCGAGCAGTACATCCGCGACCAGAAGATCGACTCGCTCTACGAGGGCACCACGCACATCCAGGCCCTGGACCTGCTGCTGCGCAAGGTGGCGCGCGATGGCGGCGCCACCCTCCAAGGGCTGCTCGGCCGGGTGCGTGAGACGGCAAACTCGGATGCGGGCGGCAAGGAGCTGGAGACGGAGCGCGCCGCGCTGGGCCAGGCCCTCACGGACGTGGAGACGATGCTCGGCGCCCTGATGGGCAAGCTGGGAGAGTCGCTCTACCACGTCGGCTTCCAGGGCAACCGGGTCCTCATGGCCGTGGCGGAACTCATCATCGGATGGCTGCTCGTCCAGCATGCGGCCGTGGCGCTGGAGCGCTCCCGGGTGAACCCGGGCGACAAGGCGTTCTACGTGGGCAAGCTGGCCTCGGCGCGCTGGTTCTGCCGCGAGGTGCTGCCGGGGCTGGGCCACGCCGCCCGGATGGTGGAGCGCAGCGCGCTGGATCTCATGGAGGTCCCCGAGGAATCCTTCTGA
- a CDS encoding DUF2381 family protein: MSGPPRGVVWLWIHLVGAAALAQPSTESLLPVRRLTLAGSRDAPEVRLAPGRLTTLLFDAPLEVNALRQAGRTWGFERVEVAERALVLLPRPGEAVAARIPLTVRFADGQPEAGLPLVLVVGPREAEARVEVTRGLLPGSEARAEPQAAGGAQAAEGAAPSEEGSGLMGLISTGLLGEQGIRAIRVEPEDWAPPGMTVREARLYVATGRMALEVTLFLERGELPWAPGEAIVDLGQSERAAPRAVARLLEGAVLRPGDTARLVVEWEAPPGQKMPRCRLSVPEQGGERELQVNALPLEPRLPEASRGRRQP, translated from the coding sequence GTGTCCGGTCCGCCTCGCGGGGTTGTTTGGCTGTGGATTCACCTGGTGGGGGCGGCCGCCCTGGCACAACCCAGCACCGAGAGCCTGCTGCCCGTGCGGCGGCTCACCCTGGCGGGCTCCCGCGACGCGCCCGAGGTGCGGCTGGCGCCGGGGCGCCTCACCACGCTCCTGTTCGATGCGCCCCTGGAGGTGAACGCCCTGCGGCAAGCGGGCCGCACGTGGGGATTCGAGCGCGTGGAGGTGGCGGAGCGCGCCCTGGTGCTTCTGCCCCGGCCCGGCGAGGCGGTGGCGGCGCGGATTCCGCTGACCGTGCGCTTCGCGGACGGCCAGCCCGAGGCGGGGTTGCCCCTGGTGCTGGTGGTGGGCCCCAGGGAGGCGGAGGCCCGGGTGGAGGTGACGCGGGGGCTTCTGCCCGGCTCGGAGGCGCGGGCCGAGCCGCAGGCTGCCGGAGGGGCGCAGGCGGCGGAGGGGGCGGCGCCGAGTGAGGAGGGGAGCGGGCTGATGGGGCTCATCTCCACGGGGCTTCTCGGGGAGCAGGGGATCCGGGCCATCCGGGTGGAGCCCGAGGACTGGGCCCCTCCGGGCATGACGGTGAGGGAGGCCCGGTTGTACGTCGCCACGGGGCGCATGGCGCTGGAGGTCACGCTCTTTCTGGAGCGAGGTGAGCTGCCCTGGGCCCCTGGGGAGGCCATCGTGGATCTCGGACAGTCCGAAAGGGCTGCTCCGCGGGCTGTAGCCCGGCTTTTGGAGGGGGCTGTGCTGCGGCCAGGGGACACCGCCCGTCTGGTGGTGGAGTGGGAGGCGCCCCCGGGACAGAAGATGCCGCGCTGCCGGCTCAGCGTCCCGGAGCAGGGGGGGGAAAGGGAACTCCAGGTGAATGCATTGCCCTTGGAGCCCCGGTTGCCAGAGGCGTCCAGAGGACGGAGGCAGCCATGA
- a CDS encoding fatty acid desaturase has product MSSSKTAPTAYEVVQEPEPHPARTAAILKAHPEVRKLFGRNSATAWLVPLILVVQFGMAYLVRDQPWWVIVLAAYTLGALVNNTCYVIIHEATHSLIFKGRAANLLTAIGADLVHVIPSAATFTRFHLVHHRHQGEFDLDADLPSHAEAKLVGNSTVMKALWITFFPLMQALRMPRFSKLISFWEPWTVVNALAVFSVDAAVFFLMGPWAFLYVVLSIFFSIGLHPLGGRLIQEHFIISHPQETYSYYGPWNISALNVGYHNEHHDFSAVPWNRLPQVKAAAPEFYDTLVSHRSWTGLLVRFITDPSMSLYSRITRPGGIKRRILTGGVGRVPDSVASLDQPPVQPAA; this is encoded by the coding sequence ATGTCCAGCAGCAAGACGGCCCCCACCGCATATGAGGTGGTTCAGGAGCCCGAGCCACACCCGGCCCGCACGGCCGCCATCCTCAAGGCCCACCCCGAAGTGCGGAAGCTCTTCGGGCGCAACTCCGCCACCGCGTGGCTCGTGCCGCTGATCCTCGTGGTCCAGTTCGGCATGGCTTATCTGGTGCGAGATCAGCCCTGGTGGGTCATCGTCCTGGCGGCCTACACGCTCGGCGCGCTGGTGAACAACACCTGCTACGTCATCATCCACGAGGCCACGCACAGCCTCATCTTCAAGGGACGGGCGGCCAACCTGCTGACGGCCATCGGGGCGGACCTGGTGCACGTCATCCCGTCGGCGGCCACCTTCACCCGCTTCCACCTGGTGCACCACCGGCACCAGGGCGAGTTCGACCTGGACGCGGACCTGCCCTCGCACGCCGAGGCGAAGCTGGTGGGCAACAGCACCGTCATGAAGGCGCTGTGGATCACCTTCTTCCCGCTCATGCAGGCGCTGCGCATGCCGCGCTTCTCCAAGCTCATCTCCTTCTGGGAGCCTTGGACGGTGGTCAACGCGCTCGCGGTGTTCTCCGTGGACGCCGCGGTGTTCTTCCTGATGGGGCCGTGGGCCTTCCTCTACGTGGTGCTGAGCATCTTCTTCTCCATCGGCCTGCACCCGCTGGGCGGACGGCTCATCCAGGAGCACTTCATCATCTCCCACCCGCAGGAGACTTACTCCTATTACGGGCCGTGGAACATCAGCGCGCTCAACGTGGGCTACCACAATGAGCACCACGACTTCTCCGCCGTGCCCTGGAACCGGCTGCCCCAGGTGAAGGCGGCGGCGCCCGAGTTCTACGACACCCTGGTGTCGCACCGCTCGTGGACGGGCCTGCTGGTGCGCTTCATCACCGATCCCTCGATGAGCCTCTACAGCCGCATCACCCGGCCTGGTGGGATCAAGCGCCGGATCCTCACCGGGGGCGTGGGCCGCGTGCCGGACTCGGTGGCGTCGCTCGATCAGCCTCCGGTTCAGCCCGCCGCCTGA
- a CDS encoding serine/threonine-protein kinase encodes MSADRTTTPEGDIHLFTANGVHYSLVRELAGEGPGERVLAQRHTPGGPGGLAVIKCLPPAARMAERRRMLEEARVARRLDHPAIARVLHVDTRARRPLVVMEYVDGLALEQVLRRAVRRHKPVSERFAAYVIAQAADALHYAHTLKDGHGRRLHLVHRDVNPSTLRISKHGEVKLTDFGAVFTRLPGRQRTPAHTLKGTVGYSAPEVLSLGTPEARSDIFSLGVVLVELLTHVHVLDLPHERPRTRLSGGFQRLLGKLWPEKSAWVDPARLGDRASRLHARDVEKVMAAVSAPLRAVALQALRVDPAERHATAAAMRDALRAFLAATGQPYGPREAVEEIREVISMASQARGEMETSPEYVPHEFRNGRSVRH; translated from the coding sequence ATGTCCGCTGACCGCACCACCACCCCCGAGGGGGACATCCACCTGTTCACCGCGAATGGGGTTCATTACTCCCTGGTGAGAGAGCTGGCGGGAGAAGGGCCTGGGGAGCGCGTCCTCGCGCAGCGCCATACCCCTGGAGGGCCGGGGGGGCTCGCGGTCATCAAGTGCCTGCCTCCTGCGGCCCGGATGGCGGAACGCCGCCGGATGCTCGAAGAGGCCCGGGTGGCCCGGAGGCTGGACCATCCGGCCATCGCACGGGTGCTGCATGTGGACACGCGGGCCCGGCGTCCCCTGGTGGTGATGGAGTACGTGGATGGCCTGGCGCTGGAGCAGGTGCTGCGCCGCGCCGTGCGGCGCCACAAGCCCGTGTCCGAGCGGTTCGCCGCCTATGTCATCGCGCAAGCCGCCGATGCGCTCCACTATGCGCACACGCTGAAGGACGGCCATGGGCGGCGCCTCCACCTCGTGCACCGGGACGTGAATCCCTCCACCCTCCGGATCAGCAAACACGGCGAGGTGAAGCTCACGGACTTCGGGGCGGTCTTCACGCGGCTTCCTGGCCGCCAGCGCACCCCCGCGCATACCCTGAAGGGCACCGTGGGCTACTCCGCGCCCGAAGTGCTGAGCCTGGGAACCCCGGAGGCCCGCTCGGACATCTTCTCCCTGGGCGTGGTGCTGGTGGAACTGCTGACCCATGTCCATGTGCTGGACTTGCCTCATGAGCGGCCTAGGACGCGCCTCTCAGGGGGCTTTCAGCGGTTGCTTGGAAAGCTCTGGCCCGAGAAGAGCGCCTGGGTGGATCCGGCCCGGCTCGGTGACCGGGCCTCGCGGCTTCATGCGAGGGACGTGGAGAAGGTGATGGCGGCTGTCTCCGCGCCGCTGCGGGCCGTGGCGCTTCAGGCGTTGCGCGTCGATCCGGCCGAGCGCCATGCCACCGCGGCGGCCATGCGGGATGCGCTGCGCGCGTTCCTGGCCGCCACGGGGCAACCTTATGGGCCGCGCGAGGCCGTGGAGGAGATCCGCGAGGTCATCTCCATGGCCTCCCAGGCGCGGGGGGAGATGGAGACAAGCCCTGAGTACGTCCCTCATGAGTTCCGGAACGGGCGCTCCGTGCGCCATTGA
- a CDS encoding M4 family metallopeptidase: MKRHLLAALTTLTLVGCDGADSPTVTSSREVHDELELSSAVKRAQQNLGMRTPEEELVVRSVFKDDSGEEHVRFDKRYRGLRTIGGDFVVHQSETGLLKSVTLNSQASLRGLDVKPVFDGAGAVVLAEKVFAGQRQGPGSAELVIDAREDKAALAYEVILEGLQEDGATPSELHVLVDAKTGQIREKWEGVHTAAATGSGKSLYSGTVSIGTNSVSGGYELRDPSRGGFYTVNYTTNAVFKDTDNVWGNGTTSDTATAGVDAHYGQQVTYDYYLNVHGRNGINGTGGTGYSRVHYGTRYNNAFWQDSCFCMTYGDGDGSTFTPLISLDVAGHEMTHGVTSRTAGLVYSGESGGLNEATSDIFGSLVEFYAANANDPGDFLIGEEIYTPSKSGDALRYMHKPSLDGKSPDCYSSTVGNLDVHASSGIANHFFYLLAQGSNANPVSPTCNGAAVTGIGKDKAGKIWYRALTVKMTSSTKYAGARTATLAAATDLYGASSAEYNAVNAAWAAVNVK; encoded by the coding sequence ATGAAGCGTCACTTGTTGGCTGCGCTGACGACGTTGACCCTGGTTGGTTGTGACGGAGCGGATTCCCCCACGGTGACTTCCTCGCGAGAGGTTCACGATGAGCTGGAGCTCTCCAGCGCGGTGAAGCGGGCCCAGCAGAACCTGGGCATGCGCACCCCCGAGGAAGAGCTGGTGGTCCGGTCGGTCTTCAAGGATGACTCGGGCGAGGAGCACGTCCGCTTCGACAAGCGCTACCGGGGCCTGCGGACCATCGGCGGTGACTTCGTGGTGCACCAGTCCGAGACGGGCCTGCTGAAGTCGGTGACCCTCAACAGCCAGGCCTCGCTGCGCGGGCTGGATGTGAAGCCGGTGTTCGATGGCGCCGGGGCCGTGGTGCTCGCGGAGAAGGTGTTCGCCGGCCAGCGCCAGGGGCCCGGCAGCGCGGAGCTGGTCATCGACGCGCGTGAAGACAAGGCCGCGCTCGCCTACGAGGTCATCCTCGAGGGGCTCCAGGAGGATGGCGCCACCCCGAGCGAGCTGCACGTGCTGGTGGACGCGAAGACGGGCCAGATCCGCGAGAAGTGGGAGGGCGTCCACACCGCCGCCGCCACGGGCTCCGGCAAGTCGCTCTACTCGGGCACCGTGTCCATCGGCACCAACTCGGTCTCCGGCGGGTACGAGCTGCGCGACCCGTCGCGCGGCGGCTTCTATACGGTCAACTACACGACGAACGCCGTCTTCAAGGACACGGACAACGTCTGGGGCAACGGCACCACGTCGGACACCGCGACCGCGGGCGTGGATGCCCACTACGGCCAGCAGGTGACGTACGACTATTACCTGAACGTCCACGGCCGGAACGGCATCAACGGCACGGGTGGCACGGGCTACAGCCGGGTGCACTACGGCACGCGCTACAACAACGCCTTCTGGCAGGACAGCTGCTTCTGCATGACGTACGGCGATGGCGACGGCAGCACGTTCACCCCGCTCATCTCGCTGGACGTGGCCGGCCACGAGATGACCCATGGCGTGACGAGCCGCACCGCGGGCCTCGTCTACTCGGGTGAGTCCGGAGGCCTCAACGAGGCGACCAGCGACATCTTCGGCTCGCTGGTGGAGTTCTACGCCGCCAACGCCAATGACCCGGGCGACTTCCTCATCGGCGAGGAGATCTACACGCCGAGCAAGAGCGGGGATGCGCTGCGCTACATGCACAAGCCCTCGCTGGATGGCAAGTCGCCGGACTGCTACTCCAGCACCGTGGGCAACCTCGATGTCCACGCCTCCAGCGGCATCGCCAACCACTTCTTCTACCTGCTGGCGCAGGGCTCCAACGCCAACCCCGTGAGCCCCACCTGCAACGGCGCGGCCGTGACGGGCATCGGCAAGGACAAGGCCGGGAAGATCTGGTACCGCGCGCTCACCGTGAAGATGACCTCGAGCACCAAGTACGCCGGTGCGCGCACGGCCACCCTCGCCGCGGCCACGGACCTCTACGGCGCGAGCAGCGCCGAGTACAACGCCGTGAACGCCGCCTGGGCGGCGGTCAACGTCAAGTAA
- a CDS encoding serine/threonine protein kinase, giving the protein MRMDGTTEPHRSSPGMEVHPDYLAPGTVVSGFRLLRHVDSGGYGSVWLVESVERPGGRYALKFSLHSPENNPRGDARAARELQLLLQVSHANVVRVVAHGRWKDPEVGLHYVVLEWVEGATLLEWARHTNPSVREVVRLCQKVVLALQAAHDAGVLHRDVKPGNVLVREEDGEPFLADFGAGEAGGTGTLTRAGTRPFTPPYCSPRVLASQLEGAAPYRFQRADDWYSVGVMLYVLLTEVLPFPEGLPDAAFAQQVARQRPVPPHRINSRVPPVLSRVVLRLLSKNPRLRYQDGYRLCEALERGMTQTGVWEAPLYVPRPTRAPEMATTLPPTPGDGVVAEDEAVRAAHALKAVEGHEEQRREAARNQRDLLLSAQSPSGWTGWKHVVAVGVLGMLTAGLWAVWPQGEGGANTSPGEPSSPGAGASLVLPQDLSWPLLPTHQTPVAVSPLLPVPFSSPDAPQKDSPVKTPSTSSPADSPSPGRAIPKSKSVSKGALCAVAGFIVSCTGVPVRPEPQACPPEAIRAMEAIRIRARDGMNVRLNSSYPPTNGNDSVPFRMGPIVSWVASDRYKQLPRGTRLFGHIWGGAGDRFYIRYTEAQLIKGPRFPICAVAEDGTEGGFGLVKDAGSTQDTFKHTNIGIATFVEVFSE; this is encoded by the coding sequence ATGAGGATGGATGGAACGACGGAGCCTCATCGCTCATCGCCGGGCATGGAGGTTCACCCGGACTACCTGGCACCAGGAACGGTCGTGAGTGGCTTCCGGCTGCTGCGTCACGTGGACTCCGGAGGCTATGGCAGCGTCTGGCTGGTGGAGAGCGTGGAGCGTCCGGGGGGCCGGTACGCCCTCAAGTTCAGCCTCCACTCTCCGGAAAACAACCCACGCGGCGATGCACGGGCCGCGCGCGAGTTGCAGCTGTTGCTCCAGGTCTCACACGCCAACGTGGTGCGCGTGGTGGCGCATGGGCGGTGGAAGGATCCCGAGGTGGGACTTCATTACGTCGTGCTGGAGTGGGTAGAGGGAGCCACGCTCCTGGAATGGGCACGGCACACCAACCCCTCCGTGCGAGAGGTGGTTCGCCTGTGCCAGAAGGTGGTGCTCGCACTCCAAGCAGCCCATGACGCAGGGGTTCTCCACCGGGACGTGAAGCCCGGCAATGTGCTTGTGCGGGAGGAGGACGGAGAGCCGTTCCTGGCGGACTTTGGTGCCGGAGAGGCCGGGGGAACAGGCACCCTGACACGAGCGGGCACGCGTCCTTTCACCCCGCCTTACTGCAGTCCGCGGGTTCTGGCTTCTCAACTCGAAGGGGCTGCACCCTACCGGTTCCAGCGGGCGGATGATTGGTACTCCGTGGGGGTGATGCTTTATGTGTTGCTCACGGAAGTGCTGCCCTTTCCGGAGGGTTTGCCGGATGCCGCGTTCGCGCAGCAGGTGGCACGGCAGCGCCCGGTTCCTCCTCATCGGATCAATTCCAGGGTTCCGCCCGTGCTGAGCCGGGTGGTGTTGCGGCTGCTCTCCAAGAATCCGCGACTGCGTTACCAGGATGGGTATCGGCTCTGCGAGGCCCTGGAGCGGGGGATGACGCAAACGGGGGTATGGGAGGCTCCCTTGTATGTGCCGCGGCCGACGAGGGCTCCGGAGATGGCCACGACGTTGCCTCCTACTCCCGGTGATGGCGTGGTGGCGGAGGATGAGGCCGTGCGAGCGGCGCATGCGCTCAAGGCAGTCGAGGGTCACGAGGAGCAGCGGCGGGAGGCGGCACGCAATCAGCGGGACCTGTTGTTGTCCGCCCAGTCCCCGAGCGGGTGGACGGGGTGGAAGCATGTCGTTGCCGTAGGCGTCTTGGGCATGTTGACCGCAGGGCTGTGGGCCGTGTGGCCCCAGGGGGAGGGGGGGGCCAACACTTCGCCTGGAGAGCCCTCGTCACCTGGGGCGGGGGCGTCGCTCGTTCTGCCTCAGGACTTGTCCTGGCCGCTGCTCCCCACGCACCAAACTCCCGTGGCAGTCTCGCCGCTGCTCCCCGTGCCGTTCTCTTCCCCTGACGCTCCGCAGAAAGACAGCCCCGTGAAGACCCCCTCAACATCCTCCCCCGCCGATTCTCCTTCGCCGGGCAGGGCCATTCCCAAGTCCAAGAGCGTCAGCAAGGGCGCGCTGTGTGCCGTGGCAGGCTTCATCGTGAGCTGTACGGGAGTCCCCGTGAGGCCCGAGCCCCAGGCCTGTCCTCCCGAGGCGATCAGGGCCATGGAGGCCATTCGTATCCGGGCAAGAGATGGAATGAACGTCCGGCTCAATTCCAGCTACCCCCCTACCAACGGCAACGATTCGGTCCCCTTTCGAATGGGACCTATCGTGAGCTGGGTCGCCTCTGACCGCTACAAGCAGCTTCCCCGTGGAACCCGGCTGTTCGGGCACATCTGGGGAGGGGCGGGAGACCGGTTTTATATCCGCTATACGGAGGCCCAGTTGATCAAGGGGCCCCGCTTTCCCATCTGCGCCGTGGCAGAAGATGGCACCGAGGGCGGTTTCGGGCTGGTCAAGGATGCTGGCTCCACCCAGGACACGTTCAAGCACACCAACATCGGGATCGCGACGTTCGTGGAAGTGTTCAGCGAATAG